The segment CAAAATTTTGGGGGCGGAAGACAAGATCGCAACCATTGAAGCGCAATTGTATTTCGAACTTGTTCAGAAACTGAGTGCTTTCGTGGGTCAAATTCAGCGAAACGCTTACCTCATCGCCCAACTGGATTGCTTGACCGGTTTTGCCGAACTGGCTGTGAGAAAGAATTACGCGAAACCAACCGTGAACGACAGTTATGTGATCGATATCAAAAACGGGCGTCATCCGGTAATTGAAGGCCAGCTGAAACCGGGAGAAGAATACGTTCCGAATGACGTTTACCTGGATAAGGAAGAGCAGCAGATCATTATGATCACCGGTCCGAATATGTCGGGGAAAAGTGCCTTGCTGCGCCAAACGGCCCTGATCGTCCTGATGGCACAAATGGGAAGTTTTGTTCCGGCGGATGCGGCTATATTGGGAATTGTAGACAAAGTCTTCACGCGCGTCGGGGCTTCGGACAATATTTCTTCCGGGGAATCCACTTTCATGGTCGAAATGAACGAAACTTCGAGCATTTTGAACAACCTTTCGGACCGCAGTTTAATCCTGCTCGACGAAATCGGCCGCGGAACAAGTACCTACGACGGAATTTCCATTGCCTGGGCAATTGCCGAATACATCCATGAATTTCCGCAAGCCAAAGGAAAAACCTTGTTCGCAACCCATTACCACGAACTGAATGAAATGGCTGTTCAATTCCCGCGCATCCACAACTACAATGTGAGCGTAAAGGAAGTGGGACAAAAGATCATCTTCTTACGCAAACTCGTGGAAGGCGGAAGCGAACACAGTTTCGGTATTCACGTTGCCAGGCTGGCCGGTATGCCGAATAAAGTCATTCAACGGGCAGAACTGATGCTGGAACAACTCGAACTGAACCACCGCTCCGCCGAAGTGAAATCGGTAAAAGATGTGGTGGTACACGCCGGCAATTCTTCCGACATGCAATTGAGTTTCTTCCAGCTGAACGACCCGGTCCTGGAACAAATTCACGACCAATTGGTTTCGATCGACATCAATACCTTAACGCCGGTTGAAGCTTTGATGAAATTAAACGAAATCAAGAAGTTAACGGGCGGGTAATTTTAATTTTTTATCCTGAGATGAATAAGCAGGGATATAAACAGTTACGATCATTTTTCCATTAAACAAGCTGTATAGCCTCTGTTCTTCGCATCTTCTACAGTAGTTTTTTTAATTGTATGAGTGCATTTTTGAAGACCTCTGCATGATTGAGAGAAATGATATTTCTTAGCATCTTTACTAAGACAGATATAAACAGTAGATTGAACAGAACCTGTAAAGCTGAACAGGATTACAGAGCTAATTAAGATCAGATTTTTCATATTGTAATTATTAAGTAAGATTTAAAACTTGCTAATTGCTCTATATGCAAAAGGGATTACTCTTTTTCGTTATTCGTATTTTCTCGAAATTTCGTAAACCGGGTAATTCCATTTGGCTACACCACCATGATATGAGCAGGCACCTTGTCCGGTTGCCTGGGAATAGGTACCGTCATTGCAAAGCGTGCAGTAATTGGCAATTCGTTTTTTCAGCGGATTAATCTTATCGTACAGTTTACCTGCATCGCTATGACCGAGAAGCATCGCTTTTTTTGCGTCTTTTACGGCTTCTTCTATACGTTTGATTTTGACAAAACAATTTGCCCGTTGGTAAAGTACAAGGGTGTTACTGGTATCTAGTTCAAGCACGCTGGTAAGCAGATCAACGGCCATGTTGTACTGATGTTTTTTCATCAGCTGCTTTGTTTTGGCCAGAGAAACTTCTATCCGGATCAGGTTAACATCCGCCTTTTCCGCAGCTTTTTCCGCCATAAGATCCGCTTTATCCAACTCCAGCAAAGCAAGATCGATTTCTCCTTTTCGGTACAGGCTGTCTACCCGTTGCAAACAACTATTCAGGTCATCAATGCGCTGTTTCTCATCCAACTTAGCTTGCCGCTCATTTAAGAGTTGAATCTTGTTGTTTTGTTCCAGCCTGGATCTTTCTTTCCCAAAAGCAATGGCAAATGGTACGTTTAGCAATAGTAAAGTAATCAGGACTATATTTCTCACCTTTTTTTTCAAGGGCCATTTAAATATGTGCGGGAGGATTAACGATAGACCTGAAACAACCAATACAATGGAAAAAGGCAGATAAATAACCGTAAAAGGGCTCATTATCAACAGCAATACTCCGATTGCTATATCTATCTCTCCCAATAATAGATAATTATTAATGGTCTGTGTACCAGTGGACACATTCGTTTGCTTTAATGAGGGAGTGCCGCCCGAACCAGTATTCTGCATTTTTCTGGATTTAATGATTATTTTGGGTATTCTGGAGTTAATCCAGGAGATTTAGTTGAAATGGTTATTGATCGTTTGATTTCCTCCCGTAACGAGATTATGGATCTCACCTCCCTCCATGTAGAACCCAACCGGAGAATGGTTGAATTGCGGGCCACCGCTTCGCGCAGGTTGGTTCGTTTGATTCTGTAATTCCGATGCATCCTGTTTTAGGTAGTTTTCCAGGAATAACAGCCCGGTCAATATTCCCGGAAGCCCTGCCGTAGATTGCGGTTGTTTCACAGAGGGAAGGAAAGGCGTGGCCGGATTCCATACATCATCGGTATCTACCCATACCGGAAGGATTCGTTTTGTTCCCGAAAAATCTCCCCATGCCGGCTGGCGCATTTTTACGGCCTGGTCTTTCCATGATAAGGGAATAGCACAGATAATCAAAGCCTTGTTTTCAAGTAATCCAATGGCGTGTTTGGCCAATTCCACCAGCGATGCCTCATTGGCAGCATATAGTTCAATCGGTGTCGTTTTTTGGACAACTGTTAAGGTCGGAACCAGCTGTTTTTCCAGCTGCTGCGGAACAACAATCGTGAAAGGCTGTTTTTCCGGATTGTCAAAATGCTCAGTTTCGGGGGAAAGAAAATTTCCCGGTATGCGCAAGGCGGTTTTCCACGCATCCCAATTGTTGAACCCGGCATGGTTCAGCAACACGTTAATATTGGATTCAATTTTTTTGATGGTGGAGCCTTCATTCACAGCTTTACGTGCATCAGTCATCAGATCTACAATGTAGCGATCGTTGAACTGTTGTTCCGGCGCCAGTTTGTTTGCAAGATCGATTTGTCCGTTCTGAGACATTTCGGTGCGTTCCCTCCAGGAACAAAGCTGCACAAGTTGTATGATTTTATCCGGTTCGTAATGTTGAGCCATAAGTTATAGTTTGGAATCAGGCTCTAAAGAGAACAAGGATCGAATCTGAAAATCAACTTAATTTTGTGAGGCCACCCTTTTTTTTTGTGTGAACCCGAAAATCTTTTAAGAGATCAGATTGATTTCAGGTAAAGGGATACCTGTTCTTTGTATTTCGGTTCGATATCTATTTTTACACCGTTGGTCAGTTCAAGGCGATTCCCGAGTTTGCTTTTGACATACTGAAGATTGATAGCATGTGATTTGCTGACGCGCACTATACCGGGCCAATCGAGTTTTTGAAGAACAGCTTTCAGGTTGATCGTCAGTTTATACATTTTATCCTCCAGGTAAACACCGCAATAGCTTCCATCGGCTTCAATATAACAGATCGTATCGGGGTTGATCCGTTGTTTACCTTTATTTCCGTCTGTTATCAAATAGATTGTACGGGATAATTTCTGTGCCGGCAAATCTACATCCAGGGCGTTCCGCAAATTGATCAGATCAATCGGTTTCGCAAGATTGCGCAACGGAGTTGTATTTTTTGCCTGTATATACGTATTCATGTCCTGGATTCCGGAAAGATACATGTGCGGAATGTGCATTGCCGCCAGTTTTCCCCCCAGGTCAATTCCCGACCGTTCGCCTTTCAATCCGATATCGATAATTACCAGATCCGGGATCTCGCTTTCGATGGCTTTTACAGCACTGTTATAGTCTTCTGCTATTGCAATAACAT is part of the Fluviicola sp. genome and harbors:
- a CDS encoding response regulator transcription factor, yielding MKILIVEDEPFAADDLHGKLEQLQHHVIAIAEDYNSAVKAIESEIPDLVIIDIGLKGERSGIDLGGKLAAMHIPHMYLSGIQDMNTYIQAKNTTPLRNLAKPIDLINLRNALDVDLPAQKLSRTIYLITDGNKGKQRINPDTICYIEADGSYCGVYLEDKMYKLTINLKAVLQKLDWPGIVRVSKSHAINLQYVKSKLGNRLELTNGVKIDIEPKYKEQVSLYLKSI